In Sphingobacterium zeae, one genomic interval encodes:
- a CDS encoding FtsX-like permease family protein, translating to MNLPFLFAKRYLFSKKSVNAINIISSISVIGVMVSSAALIILLSSFNGMEQLILSMYSKFAPELKIEPSKGKLFDTKSTAFEELRKDPNVIHYTEVLQEKVLLQYSNRQFIANIKGIEPQSLSKTTGDSVLVDGQYKLTQDSTNLAILGASVQANLGIPLQNPAEQIQVYSPRKGVKNSSNPAEEFNIRSITPSAVLRYQQDFDNLIITPISFAKEVLGEHERVSSIEFYLKEGVDINAFERVLQKKIGADYTVKNREEQNPTLYKNVRVERWVVFFILTLISVIAIFNIVGSLTMLVLDKQKDMTILKGLGGGNDLIQRIFFYEGLMIAIIGCLLGLLIGAIFNYIQSTYGIIRVEDGANTIIDSYPMVNQWSDYFLVFVTVTGISALVSYFSAKVSVKELSKLKTTN from the coding sequence ATGAATCTGCCCTTTCTATTTGCTAAAAGATATCTTTTTTCCAAGAAATCTGTCAACGCCATTAATATTATCTCATCCATTAGTGTAATTGGTGTAATGGTAAGTAGTGCTGCATTGATTATATTGCTTTCCTCCTTCAATGGAATGGAACAACTTATTTTGTCTATGTACAGTAAGTTTGCTCCAGAACTCAAGATAGAACCCTCCAAAGGAAAACTTTTCGATACAAAAAGTACAGCATTTGAGGAATTAAGAAAAGACCCCAATGTGATTCATTACACTGAAGTTCTGCAAGAAAAGGTATTACTGCAATATTCAAACAGACAATTTATTGCCAATATAAAGGGAATTGAGCCGCAATCACTAAGTAAAACAACCGGAGACAGTGTTCTTGTAGACGGTCAATACAAGCTTACACAAGATTCTACTAATCTGGCCATTCTAGGCGCAAGTGTGCAGGCCAACCTAGGCATTCCATTGCAAAACCCTGCTGAGCAGATTCAAGTTTATTCCCCAAGAAAAGGGGTAAAGAATTCATCAAATCCTGCTGAGGAATTTAATATACGGTCAATCACTCCAAGCGCTGTATTGCGTTATCAACAAGATTTCGACAATTTGATCATTACCCCAATCTCATTCGCCAAAGAGGTTCTTGGAGAACATGAGCGGGTTTCTTCAATTGAGTTTTATCTAAAAGAGGGCGTAGATATCAATGCGTTCGAGCGAGTACTACAAAAGAAAATCGGAGCTGATTATACCGTAAAGAATAGAGAAGAACAAAACCCAACTTTATATAAAAATGTACGCGTAGAACGATGGGTGGTTTTCTTTATATTGACTTTGATTAGCGTTATCGCCATATTTAACATTGTGGGTTCTCTAACGATGCTGGTACTAGACAAACAAAAGGATATGACAATTCTGAAAGGTCTTGGCGGTGGTAATGATCTGATTCAGCGTATCTTTTTTTACGAAGGACTCATGATAGCTATTATAGGTTGTTTGTTAGGGCTATTGATAGGCGCTATATTTAATTATATCCAATCAACTTATGGAATTATTCGCGTAGAAGACGGTGCAAATACGATTATTGACAGTTACCCTATGGTAAATCAATGGAGCGACTACTTTTTAGTGTTTGTAACGGTAACTGGAATTTCTGCGCTAGTCTCTTACTTTTCTGCCAAAGTAAGCGTCAAAGAATTAAGCAAATTAAAGACAACAAATTAA
- a CDS encoding OmpA family protein has translation MNYSTIKKTAVAATLVAALGFAGTAQAQQVFGGRSQYRTWSIGVQGGITTPNTILPGSNAFGQKVGYFQNKVGEYYGLTIRKQFSHTFGLELEANRGKIKTYNHNQSGPIAENSLGAKSVQTDVNWAASLNGVFQLGTIDFLRRENAVNFYAKVGLGVLANNPIQFANNDFTGTEVYNVANNPDGQKWGSSIFGDRERKGDRDNKLTAFVPVGVGAKFKLSEVVALNLGYTMNFTDDNLLYGPARTDYKGKFSTVMAGLEFTLGSRDKQNLTFANPVATMYDELKDPSLRNEVEALKQRVSTLEGTVNTLSADADGDGVSDKFDKCPGTPAGTPVDGSGCPIKFPEPVVSSTTSNGYYAPIQFEFDSSVLKTSSYSTLDKLAKELRDNNASVQLDGYASAEGSEAYNMTLSKDRANSVKQYLVNAGVSSSSITANGYGEKNPVASNATEEGRVQNRRVEIKK, from the coding sequence ATGAACTATTCTACAATTAAAAAAACAGCTGTTGCTGCTACATTAGTTGCCGCTTTAGGTTTTGCTGGTACAGCGCAAGCTCAACAAGTATTCGGTGGTAGATCACAATACAGAACTTGGTCTATCGGAGTGCAAGGTGGTATTACTACACCAAACACAATTCTTCCTGGATCAAATGCTTTTGGACAAAAAGTTGGTTACTTCCAAAACAAAGTTGGTGAATACTACGGATTAACTATTCGTAAACAATTCTCTCACACTTTTGGTTTAGAATTAGAAGCAAACCGTGGTAAGATCAAAACTTACAATCACAATCAATCTGGACCTATTGCAGAAAATTCTTTGGGTGCAAAATCGGTACAAACTGACGTAAACTGGGCTGCTAGCTTGAACGGTGTATTCCAATTGGGTACTATCGATTTCTTGAGAAGAGAAAATGCAGTTAACTTCTATGCTAAAGTAGGTTTAGGAGTATTAGCAAATAATCCTATTCAATTTGCTAATAATGACTTCACAGGTACAGAAGTATATAATGTAGCGAACAATCCTGATGGTCAGAAATGGGGATCAAGTATTTTTGGAGATCGCGAACGCAAAGGTGACCGCGATAACAAATTAACAGCTTTCGTTCCAGTAGGTGTTGGTGCTAAATTTAAATTATCTGAAGTAGTTGCGTTGAACTTAGGTTACACCATGAACTTCACTGATGATAACTTATTGTATGGTCCAGCTCGTACAGATTATAAAGGTAAATTCTCTACAGTAATGGCTGGTTTAGAATTTACTCTAGGTTCAAGAGACAAACAAAACTTGACTTTTGCTAACCCAGTTGCTACAATGTACGATGAGTTGAAAGATCCTTCATTGAGAAACGAAGTTGAAGCATTAAAACAACGTGTAAGCACTTTAGAAGGTACTGTTAACACATTAAGCGCTGATGCTGATGGTGACGGTGTATCTGATAAATTTGACAAATGCCCTGGAACTCCAGCTGGTACTCCAGTAGATGGTTCAGGATGTCCAATCAAATTCCCAGAGCCAGTTGTTAGCTCAACTACTTCTAACGGTTACTATGCGCCAATTCAATTCGAATTTGATAGCTCTGTATTGAAAACTTCATCTTACTCTACATTAGACAAATTGGCTAAAGAGTTACGTGATAACAATGCATCTGTACAATTAGATGGTTATGCGTCTGCTGAAGGTTCTGAAGCTTATAACATGACTTTATCTAAAGACCGTGCTAACTCTGTAAAACAATATTTAGTAAACGCTGGTGTTTCTTCATCAAGCATCACTGCTAACGGTTATGGAGAGAAAAACCCAGTTGCATCTAATGCTACTGAAGAAGGTCGCGTTCAAAACCGTCGCGTTGAGATCAAAAAATAA
- a CDS encoding tetratricopeptide repeat protein has translation MEEDFEFENPEERKISVDRYEEMLRNEDQYFFDSKAFEGIIDYYAEKNDPVKALQVAEFAISQHPFDITFLLKQAQLFSTIQQYQNALAALDKAELLEASEGDIFLIRGGILGSIGKFDDALEQLFKALPLLDNKDEVYFHIAMIFQAQMNYDKAIIYLKKALELNMDYQEALYELAYCYDVLNRQEESISFYKKYIDSDPYSYYAWYNLGNSYHKISRFEEALDAYDYAILIKDDFSSAYFNKGNALVNLDRYQEALDVYKQTFEYEQPSADTYCAIGECYEKLEQMEEARNYYKKAVKLDAELADAWFGIGVTLDFEERYFESLHFYKKALELEDTNPDYWFAIADARYKLQQIDLAEEAYKRVVSLNPTDIDAWLDYSSILFEQTKIEEAIDVISNAITQNPNAAELYYRVVAYLFANGQYNDALNFLELGLATDPDKYHILFDYLPQLQGNQIIIEIVKKYTKPKD, from the coding sequence ATGGAAGAGGATTTTGAATTTGAGAACCCCGAAGAAAGAAAAATCTCGGTGGACAGATATGAGGAAATGCTTCGAAACGAGGATCAGTATTTTTTTGACTCCAAAGCTTTTGAAGGAATTATTGACTACTACGCAGAAAAAAATGATCCTGTTAAGGCGCTACAGGTCGCGGAATTCGCAATCAGCCAGCATCCGTTTGATATTACATTTCTATTGAAACAAGCGCAACTGTTTTCAACGATTCAACAATATCAGAATGCACTCGCAGCATTGGATAAAGCGGAACTATTAGAAGCCTCCGAAGGAGATATATTTTTGATCCGCGGCGGTATACTGGGGAGTATTGGAAAATTCGATGATGCCTTGGAACAGCTATTTAAAGCTCTTCCCCTGTTGGACAATAAGGATGAGGTGTATTTCCATATTGCGATGATATTTCAGGCCCAAATGAATTATGATAAAGCTATCATTTATCTAAAAAAAGCTCTTGAACTCAATATGGATTACCAAGAAGCACTTTATGAATTGGCTTATTGTTATGACGTATTGAATAGGCAAGAAGAAAGTATCTCCTTTTATAAGAAATATATAGATTCAGACCCTTACTCCTATTATGCGTGGTATAACTTGGGCAATTCATATCATAAGATCAGCCGGTTTGAAGAAGCATTGGACGCTTATGACTATGCAATATTGATCAAGGATGACTTTTCTTCAGCTTATTTCAATAAGGGAAATGCTCTGGTCAATTTAGATCGCTACCAAGAAGCATTGGACGTGTACAAGCAAACATTTGAATATGAGCAACCCAGTGCTGATACCTATTGCGCAATAGGTGAATGTTATGAAAAACTGGAGCAGATGGAAGAAGCTCGCAACTATTATAAAAAGGCGGTCAAATTAGATGCGGAACTTGCGGATGCCTGGTTTGGCATTGGTGTTACCCTAGATTTCGAAGAACGTTACTTTGAATCGCTACACTTTTATAAAAAAGCATTGGAATTGGAGGATACAAATCCAGATTACTGGTTTGCCATCGCCGATGCACGATATAAATTACAGCAAATAGATCTAGCAGAGGAAGCTTATAAAAGAGTCGTTAGCTTGAATCCAACAGATATCGATGCATGGCTGGATTATTCCTCAATTCTATTTGAACAAACTAAAATTGAAGAGGCTATTGATGTGATTTCCAATGCGATTACACAGAATCCGAATGCGGCAGAATTATACTATCGGGTCGTTGCTTATCTATTCGCCAATGGACAATATAACGACGCACTGAACTTTTTGGAACTTGGTTTAGCAACTGATCCGGATAAGTATCATATCCTTTTTGATTATCTCCCACAGCTTCAAGGGAATCAGATTATCATCGAAATTGTGAAAAAATATACAAAGCCGAAAGATTAA
- a CDS encoding MBL fold metallo-hydrolase yields MLTIKSFTFNPYQENTYLLYNESGNAIIIDPGMYGEQEQQEVARFVADNKLQPKLLLNTHCHIDHVLGNNFVYEKFGLLPQFHEGEVPILVAVQNYAPQMGIRYDISPIGETFLNDGDTIYLDNDALEVILAPGHSPAHICFYSAHQKFLIGGDVLFRNSIGRTDLPGGNHQQLLDSITSKLYTLPDDTVVYPGHGPSTTIGFEKNSNPFIRQ; encoded by the coding sequence ATGCTTACGATCAAATCATTTACTTTCAATCCATATCAGGAAAATACTTACCTACTATACAACGAGTCAGGAAATGCAATTATCATTGATCCGGGCATGTACGGCGAGCAAGAGCAGCAAGAAGTAGCACGTTTTGTCGCCGACAATAAACTTCAACCTAAACTTCTATTAAATACACATTGCCATATTGACCATGTTTTAGGAAATAATTTTGTCTATGAAAAATTTGGTTTGCTGCCACAGTTTCATGAAGGTGAAGTACCTATCTTAGTAGCTGTTCAGAATTATGCCCCTCAAATGGGCATCCGATATGACATCTCCCCAATTGGAGAAACATTTTTAAATGACGGTGATACCATTTACTTGGATAATGACGCACTAGAAGTCATCCTTGCGCCCGGTCATTCTCCAGCACATATTTGCTTCTATTCAGCTCATCAAAAATTTCTAATTGGAGGAGATGTACTCTTTCGCAACAGCATAGGTAGGACAGATCTTCCAGGAGGCAATCATCAACAGCTGTTAGATAGTATAACATCAAAACTGTATACTTTGCCCGATGATACCGTTGTATATCCTGGGCACGGCCCGTCCACAACGATTGGCTTTGAAAAAAATTCCAATCCTTTTATTCGACAATAA
- a CDS encoding shikimate dehydrogenase family protein → MKKLGLIGYPLGHSFSKKYYLEKFRQEQITDVDYDLYPIPQIADFSKIASNKDFYGVNVTIPYKIEVMNYLDELSEEASAIQAVNCIRISHTADGTTRLKGYNTDAYGFEASIKPLIDPQVDKKALILGYGGAAKAVIYALNRLGIMHSLVSRSKKADQLTYDELDAAILADHTVIINCSPVGTFPHTEQSPKIPYEFLNENHLCYDLIYNPEETTFLRKSKQMGARIKNGYEMLVLQAEKNWEIWNS, encoded by the coding sequence ATGAAAAAACTAGGGCTAATAGGATACCCATTAGGGCATTCTTTTTCAAAAAAATATTATCTAGAAAAATTCCGCCAAGAGCAAATTACCGATGTGGATTATGATTTATATCCTATCCCTCAGATAGCTGATTTTTCAAAAATTGCCTCCAATAAAGATTTCTATGGTGTGAATGTGACCATTCCCTATAAAATTGAAGTTATGAATTATTTGGATGAGCTTTCGGAAGAGGCTAGCGCAATTCAAGCCGTCAATTGTATTCGAATCAGCCATACAGCAGATGGCACAACAAGGCTAAAAGGCTACAATACTGATGCCTATGGTTTTGAGGCTTCAATAAAACCGCTAATAGATCCCCAAGTTGATAAAAAGGCCTTAATATTGGGATATGGTGGTGCTGCAAAGGCAGTAATTTACGCACTGAATCGACTTGGAATAATGCACTCCCTTGTAAGTAGAAGCAAGAAAGCGGACCAGTTGACTTATGATGAATTGGATGCTGCTATCCTAGCAGACCATACGGTGATTATTAACTGTTCACCTGTTGGTACTTTTCCCCATACAGAACAATCGCCAAAAATCCCTTACGAATTTTTAAATGAGAACCATCTTTGTTATGATCTCATTTACAACCCAGAGGAAACTACATTTCTACGAAAAAGTAAACAAATGGGAGCAAGAATCAAAAATGGATATGAAATGTTGGTCCTTCAAGCGGAAAAGAATTGGGAAATTTGGAATAGTTAA